A stretch of Shinella zoogloeoides DNA encodes these proteins:
- the xseA gene encoding exodeoxyribonuclease VII large subunit, translating to MSFFSENDSPSNLAEYSVSELSGSIKRTVEQAFDQVRVRGEISGYRGPHSSGHAYFSLKDDKARIDAVIWKGSFSRLRFKPEEGMEVIATGKITTFPGSSKYQIVIETLEPAGAGALMALLEERRRKLAAEGLFDADRKKPLPFLPRVIGVVTSPTGAVIRDILHRIADRFPVHVVVWPVKVQGEGSGQEVAAAIEGFNTLDPLGPIPRPDVLIVARGGGSLEDLWSFNDEIVVRAAAASHIPLISAVGHETDWTLIDHAADRRAPTPTGAAEMAVPVKADLDAEIASLAARLRGATARQMDNRRQGVRALARALPSLDQLLALPRRRFDEASAGLGRGLQMNTANKRRAFERTAAHLRPDMLITRIAERRQRVADRLLRAERIVERRLDHFRARLSAFDVSLRATPARIKTQTERARDRLSGLALRAESALSGDLSRRRALLLAQDRVLQSLSYRNVLKRGYALVRDEDGAPVKGAAELGPGRAIAIEFADGAVDAVTGSGGGAPRKKPAKAEAVKPASRQGSLF from the coding sequence ATGAGCTTCTTTTCCGAAAACGATTCGCCGTCGAACCTTGCCGAATATTCGGTGTCGGAGCTGTCCGGCTCCATCAAGCGCACCGTCGAGCAGGCGTTCGACCAGGTGCGGGTGCGCGGCGAGATTTCCGGCTATCGCGGCCCGCATTCCTCGGGACATGCCTATTTCTCGCTGAAGGACGACAAGGCCCGCATCGACGCGGTGATCTGGAAGGGCAGCTTCTCGCGCCTGCGCTTCAAGCCGGAAGAAGGCATGGAGGTGATCGCCACGGGCAAGATCACCACCTTCCCCGGTTCCTCGAAATACCAGATCGTCATCGAGACGCTGGAGCCGGCCGGCGCGGGCGCTTTGATGGCGCTGCTGGAAGAGCGCCGCCGCAAGCTTGCCGCCGAGGGACTGTTCGATGCGGACCGCAAGAAGCCGCTGCCCTTCCTGCCGAGGGTGATCGGCGTCGTCACCTCGCCGACCGGCGCGGTCATCCGCGATATCCTCCACCGCATCGCCGACCGTTTCCCGGTCCATGTCGTCGTCTGGCCCGTGAAGGTGCAGGGCGAGGGGTCCGGCCAGGAGGTCGCGGCGGCCATCGAGGGCTTCAACACGCTGGACCCGCTCGGGCCGATCCCGCGGCCGGACGTGCTGATCGTCGCGCGCGGCGGTGGCAGCCTCGAGGACCTCTGGAGCTTCAACGACGAGATCGTGGTGCGCGCCGCCGCCGCCTCGCACATCCCGCTGATCTCCGCCGTGGGCCACGAGACGGACTGGACGCTGATCGATCACGCCGCCGACCGCCGCGCGCCGACGCCGACGGGCGCGGCCGAAATGGCCGTTCCGGTGAAGGCCGATCTCGATGCGGAGATCGCCTCGCTCGCCGCGCGGCTGCGCGGGGCGACGGCCCGCCAGATGGACAACCGCCGGCAGGGCGTGCGCGCGCTCGCCCGGGCGCTCCCCTCGCTCGACCAGCTTCTCGCCCTGCCGCGCCGCCGCTTCGACGAGGCATCGGCCGGTCTCGGGCGCGGCCTCCAGATGAACACGGCGAACAAGCGCCGCGCCTTCGAGCGGACGGCGGCGCATCTGCGGCCCGACATGCTCATCACCCGCATCGCCGAGCGCCGCCAGCGCGTCGCCGACCGGCTGCTCAGGGCCGAGCGTATCGTCGAACGCCGGCTCGATCATTTTCGCGCCCGGCTTTCGGCTTTCGACGTATCGCTGCGCGCCACACCCGCCCGGATCAAGACACAGACGGAACGCGCCCGCGACCGGCTGAGCGGCCTTGCGCTCAGGGCCGAAAGCGCGCTTTCCGGCGATCTTTCCCGGCGGCGCGCCCTGCTTCTGGCACAGGACCGCGTGTTGCAGTCGCTCTCCTACCGCAACGTGCTGAAGCGCGGCTATGCGCTGGTGCGCGACGAGGATGGCGCGCCGGTCAAGGGCGCGGCGGAACTCGGCCCCGGCCGCGCCATCGCCATCGAATTCGCCGACGGCGCGGTGGATGCCGTTACCGGATCGGGCGGCGGCGCGCCGAGGAAGAAGCCGGCGAAGGCGGAGGCGGTAAAGCCCGCGTCGCGCCAGGGTTCGCTGTTCTGA